One segment of Solanum stenotomum isolate F172 chromosome 1, ASM1918654v1, whole genome shotgun sequence DNA contains the following:
- the LOC125848956 gene encoding late embryogenesis abundant protein 6-like gives MQAIKDKFNDMSAMRKAKGEAKEEEKAEKELAKVRVEVAHEVRLAREAEAAMDLHVNKAAQKIANEEEKYVHDQPAGGTLDPYASSFTNTHLNNAGTAPTNHLL, from the exons ATGCAGGCTATCAAGGACAAGTTTAATGATATGAGCGCCATGCGCAAGGCCAAAGGTGAAGCTAAAGAGGAGGAAAAA GCTGAGAAGGAGTTGGCAAAGGTAAGAGTAGAAGTAGCACATGAAGTAAGATTGGCAAGAGAGGCAGAAGCAGCCATGGATTTACATGTCAACAAAGCAGCTCAGAAGATTGCAAATGAAGAGGAAAAGTATGTTCATGATCAACCTGCAGGAGGAACCCTGGACCCTTATGCTTCTAGCTTCACCAACACTCACCTCAATAATGCTGGAACAGCACCAACTAACCAtctactttaa